One part of the Lycium ferocissimum isolate CSIRO_LF1 chromosome 8, AGI_CSIRO_Lferr_CH_V1, whole genome shotgun sequence genome encodes these proteins:
- the LOC132067984 gene encoding probable LRR receptor-like serine/threonine-protein kinase At5g63710 isoform X3 — MAFPEYQKQGGGSAGSSPLVNRESSMSTAFSFRHFHLNLLMLLLLCSNGLSANDHDVEGHALIDLLRALNDSNNRIKDWNIYLVSPCFSWSHVTCRNGNVISLSLASNGFSGTLSPSITKLKFLVSLDLQNNDLFGALPDYLSSMSNLQYLNLANNSFNGPIPPAWGQLNNLKHLDLSSNDLSGGIPLQLFSIPTYNFSGTHLSCGNGFQQPCVSGSSVPAVSSRRPKLQVIIGASCGAFLLLVGAIVTYRCNYKHKLKHDQFFDVEGDVERNISLGQLRRFSWREIQIATDNFSESNIIGQGGFGKVYKGYLSDNTKVAVKRLTDYHNPGGEAAFLREVQLISVAVHRNLLHLIGFCITSSERILVYPFMQNLSVAYRLRDLKPGEKALDWPMRRRIAFGAAHGLEYLHDHCDPKIIHRDLKAANILLDDNFEPVLGDFGLAKLVDTKLTHITTQVRGTMGHIAPEYLTTGKSSEKTDVFGYGITLLELVTGQRAIDFSRLEEEEDVLLLDHIKKLLREKRLGDIVDGNMQTYDPKEVETILQVALLCTQSSPEERPKMAEVITMLKGVGLAEKWAEWEQLEEVRNQQFSLMSRQFMWAEDSTHDQEAIQLSQAR; from the exons aTGGCTTTTCCAG aGTATCAGAAACAAGGAGGAGGATCAGCTGGAAGCTCTCCTCTGGTTAATAGAGAAAGTTCAATGTCCACAGCCTTTTCGTTCCGGcattttcacttgaacttgCTGATGCTCCTACTTTTATGCAGCAATGGTCTCTCCGCAAATGATCATGATGTTGAAG GTCATGCTTTAATAGATTTGCTGAGGGCTTTGAATGATTCCAACAACAGAATCAAAGATTGGAACATTTATTTAGTGTCTCCCTGTTTCAGTTGGTCTCATGTTACATGCAGAAATGGAAATGTCATATCCCT GAGCCTAGCTTCTAACGGATTCTCAGGAACACTTTCACCGTCGATAACCAAATTGAAATTTTTGGTTAGCCT GGATTTACAAAATAATGATCTATTTGGTGCCTTACCTGACTACCTTAGCAGCATGTCAAATCTACAATATTTGAATCTTGCAAACAATAGCTTCAATGGACCTATTCCACCAGCTTGGGGTCAGCTGAACAATCTTAAGCATTT GGACCTGTCCTCCAATGATCTGAGTGGAGGTATCCCACTGCAGTTGTTTTCAATACCAACATACAA TTTTTCAGGAACTCATCTTTCTTGTGGCAATGGTTTTCAGCAACCCTGTGTTTCTGGTTCCTCTGTCCCAG CAGTTTCCAGCAGAAGACCAAAACTCCAGGTTATTATTGGTGCAAGCTGCGGTGCATTCCTTCTCTTAGTTGGCGCTATCGTCACATATCGATGCAATTATAAGCATAAACTCAAACATGATCAATTTTTTGATGTCGAAG GTGACGTTGAGCGAAACATTTCGTTAGGCCAACTAAGAAGGTTCTCATGGCGCGAAATTCAGATTGCAACGGACAATTTCAGTGAAAGCAATATAATAGGACAAGGAGGTTTTGGTAAAGTGTACAAGGGCTATCTTTCAGATAACACGAAAGTGGCAGTGAAAAGACTCACAGATTACCACAATCCTGGTGGAGAGGCAGCATTTCTGAGGGAAGTTCAGTTGATTAGTGTTGCAGTACATCGGAATCTTCTACATTTGATCGGGTTCTGTATAACCTCTTCTGAGAGAATTCTTGTTTATCCGTTTATGCAGAATCTTAGCGTTGCATATCGGTTAAGAG ATTTAAAACCCGGAGAAAAAGCTCTGGATTGGCCAATGAGGAGACGAATAGCATTTGGCGCAGCCCATGGTCTAGAATACCTACACGATCATTGTGACCCTAAGATCATTCATAGAGATTTAAAGGCAGCAAACATCCTCCTAGACGATAACTTTGAGCCCGTTCTTGGAGATTTCGGACTAGCAAAACTAGTTGATACGAAACTGACTCATATTACAACTCAAGTTCGCGGGACAATGGGCCACATTGCCCCTGAATACTTGACTACTGGAAAGTCGTCTGAGAAAACGGATGTCTTCGGATATGGCATCACCCTTTTAGAACTTGTAACGGGGCAACGCGCGATTGATTTTTCGCGGCTTGAAGAAGAGGAGGATGTCTTACTACTGGATCAT ATCAAGAAACTACTGAGAGAGAAAAGGCTAGGTGACATTGTGGATGGAAACATGCAAACTTATGATCCAAAAGAAGTTGAGACAATCCTTCAAGTTGCATTGCTTTGCACCCAAAGTTCACCCGAGGAACGTCCAAAAATGGCAGAAGTGATTACTATGCTGAAGGGTGTAGGTTTGGCTGAAAAATGGGCAGAGTGGGAGCAACTTGAAGAAGTAAGAAATCAACAATTTTCGCTCATGTCGCGACAGTTTATGTGGGCTGAAGACTCGACGCATGATCAAGAAGCTATACAATTGTCTCAAGCAAGATAG
- the LOC132067984 gene encoding probable LRR receptor-like serine/threonine-protein kinase At5g63710 isoform X4, translating into MAFPEYQKQGGGSAGSSPLVNRESSMSTAFSFRHFHLNLLMLLLLCSNGLSANDHDVEGHALIDLLRALNDSNNRIKDWNIYLVSPCFSWSHVTCRNGNVISLSLASNGFSGTLSPSITKLKFLVSLDLQNNDLFGALPDYLSSMSNLQYLNLANNSFNGPIPPAWGQLNNLKHLDLSSNDLSGGIPLQLFSIPTYNFSGTHLSCGNGFQQPCVSGSSVPVSSRRPKLQVIIGASCGAFLLLVGAIVTYRCNYKHKLKHDQFFDVEGDVERNISLGQLRRFSWREIQIATDNFSESNIIGQGGFGKVYKGYLSDNTKVAVKRLTDYHNPGGEAAFLREVQLISVAVHRNLLHLIGFCITSSERILVYPFMQNLSVAYRLRDLKPGEKALDWPMRRRIAFGAAHGLEYLHDHCDPKIIHRDLKAANILLDDNFEPVLGDFGLAKLVDTKLTHITTQVRGTMGHIAPEYLTTGKSSEKTDVFGYGITLLELVTGQRAIDFSRLEEEEDVLLLDHIKKLLREKRLGDIVDGNMQTYDPKEVETILQVALLCTQSSPEERPKMAEVITMLKGVGLAEKWAEWEQLEEVRNQQFSLMSRQFMWAEDSTHDQEAIQLSQAR; encoded by the exons aTGGCTTTTCCAG aGTATCAGAAACAAGGAGGAGGATCAGCTGGAAGCTCTCCTCTGGTTAATAGAGAAAGTTCAATGTCCACAGCCTTTTCGTTCCGGcattttcacttgaacttgCTGATGCTCCTACTTTTATGCAGCAATGGTCTCTCCGCAAATGATCATGATGTTGAAG GTCATGCTTTAATAGATTTGCTGAGGGCTTTGAATGATTCCAACAACAGAATCAAAGATTGGAACATTTATTTAGTGTCTCCCTGTTTCAGTTGGTCTCATGTTACATGCAGAAATGGAAATGTCATATCCCT GAGCCTAGCTTCTAACGGATTCTCAGGAACACTTTCACCGTCGATAACCAAATTGAAATTTTTGGTTAGCCT GGATTTACAAAATAATGATCTATTTGGTGCCTTACCTGACTACCTTAGCAGCATGTCAAATCTACAATATTTGAATCTTGCAAACAATAGCTTCAATGGACCTATTCCACCAGCTTGGGGTCAGCTGAACAATCTTAAGCATTT GGACCTGTCCTCCAATGATCTGAGTGGAGGTATCCCACTGCAGTTGTTTTCAATACCAACATACAA TTTTTCAGGAACTCATCTTTCTTGTGGCAATGGTTTTCAGCAACCCTGTGTTTCTGGTTCCTCTGTCCCAG TTTCCAGCAGAAGACCAAAACTCCAGGTTATTATTGGTGCAAGCTGCGGTGCATTCCTTCTCTTAGTTGGCGCTATCGTCACATATCGATGCAATTATAAGCATAAACTCAAACATGATCAATTTTTTGATGTCGAAG GTGACGTTGAGCGAAACATTTCGTTAGGCCAACTAAGAAGGTTCTCATGGCGCGAAATTCAGATTGCAACGGACAATTTCAGTGAAAGCAATATAATAGGACAAGGAGGTTTTGGTAAAGTGTACAAGGGCTATCTTTCAGATAACACGAAAGTGGCAGTGAAAAGACTCACAGATTACCACAATCCTGGTGGAGAGGCAGCATTTCTGAGGGAAGTTCAGTTGATTAGTGTTGCAGTACATCGGAATCTTCTACATTTGATCGGGTTCTGTATAACCTCTTCTGAGAGAATTCTTGTTTATCCGTTTATGCAGAATCTTAGCGTTGCATATCGGTTAAGAG ATTTAAAACCCGGAGAAAAAGCTCTGGATTGGCCAATGAGGAGACGAATAGCATTTGGCGCAGCCCATGGTCTAGAATACCTACACGATCATTGTGACCCTAAGATCATTCATAGAGATTTAAAGGCAGCAAACATCCTCCTAGACGATAACTTTGAGCCCGTTCTTGGAGATTTCGGACTAGCAAAACTAGTTGATACGAAACTGACTCATATTACAACTCAAGTTCGCGGGACAATGGGCCACATTGCCCCTGAATACTTGACTACTGGAAAGTCGTCTGAGAAAACGGATGTCTTCGGATATGGCATCACCCTTTTAGAACTTGTAACGGGGCAACGCGCGATTGATTTTTCGCGGCTTGAAGAAGAGGAGGATGTCTTACTACTGGATCAT ATCAAGAAACTACTGAGAGAGAAAAGGCTAGGTGACATTGTGGATGGAAACATGCAAACTTATGATCCAAAAGAAGTTGAGACAATCCTTCAAGTTGCATTGCTTTGCACCCAAAGTTCACCCGAGGAACGTCCAAAAATGGCAGAAGTGATTACTATGCTGAAGGGTGTAGGTTTGGCTGAAAAATGGGCAGAGTGGGAGCAACTTGAAGAAGTAAGAAATCAACAATTTTCGCTCATGTCGCGACAGTTTATGTGGGCTGAAGACTCGACGCATGATCAAGAAGCTATACAATTGTCTCAAGCAAGATAG
- the LOC132067984 gene encoding probable LRR receptor-like serine/threonine-protein kinase At5g63710 isoform X1 gives MAFPEYQKQGGGSAGSSPLVNRESSMSTAFSFRHFHLNLLMLLLLCSNGLSANDHDVEGHALIDLLRALNDSNNRIKDWNIYLVSPCFSWSHVTCRNGNVISLSLASNGFSGTLSPSITKLKFLVSLDLQNNDLFGALPDYLSSMSNLQYLNLANNSFNGPIPPAWGQLNNLKHLFMRGNHLTGTMPNSLVKISGLKELDLSSNDLSGGIPLQLFSIPTYNFSGTHLSCGNGFQQPCVSGSSVPAVSSRRPKLQVIIGASCGAFLLLVGAIVTYRCNYKHKLKHDQFFDVEGDVERNISLGQLRRFSWREIQIATDNFSESNIIGQGGFGKVYKGYLSDNTKVAVKRLTDYHNPGGEAAFLREVQLISVAVHRNLLHLIGFCITSSERILVYPFMQNLSVAYRLRDLKPGEKALDWPMRRRIAFGAAHGLEYLHDHCDPKIIHRDLKAANILLDDNFEPVLGDFGLAKLVDTKLTHITTQVRGTMGHIAPEYLTTGKSSEKTDVFGYGITLLELVTGQRAIDFSRLEEEEDVLLLDHIKKLLREKRLGDIVDGNMQTYDPKEVETILQVALLCTQSSPEERPKMAEVITMLKGVGLAEKWAEWEQLEEVRNQQFSLMSRQFMWAEDSTHDQEAIQLSQAR, from the exons aTGGCTTTTCCAG aGTATCAGAAACAAGGAGGAGGATCAGCTGGAAGCTCTCCTCTGGTTAATAGAGAAAGTTCAATGTCCACAGCCTTTTCGTTCCGGcattttcacttgaacttgCTGATGCTCCTACTTTTATGCAGCAATGGTCTCTCCGCAAATGATCATGATGTTGAAG GTCATGCTTTAATAGATTTGCTGAGGGCTTTGAATGATTCCAACAACAGAATCAAAGATTGGAACATTTATTTAGTGTCTCCCTGTTTCAGTTGGTCTCATGTTACATGCAGAAATGGAAATGTCATATCCCT GAGCCTAGCTTCTAACGGATTCTCAGGAACACTTTCACCGTCGATAACCAAATTGAAATTTTTGGTTAGCCT GGATTTACAAAATAATGATCTATTTGGTGCCTTACCTGACTACCTTAGCAGCATGTCAAATCTACAATATTTGAATCTTGCAAACAATAGCTTCAATGGACCTATTCCACCAGCTTGGGGTCAGCTGAACAATCTTAAGCATTT GTTCATGAGAGGAAATCATCTAACTGGAACTATGCCAAATTCACTTGTAAAAATCTCAGGCTTAAAAGAACT GGACCTGTCCTCCAATGATCTGAGTGGAGGTATCCCACTGCAGTTGTTTTCAATACCAACATACAA TTTTTCAGGAACTCATCTTTCTTGTGGCAATGGTTTTCAGCAACCCTGTGTTTCTGGTTCCTCTGTCCCAG CAGTTTCCAGCAGAAGACCAAAACTCCAGGTTATTATTGGTGCAAGCTGCGGTGCATTCCTTCTCTTAGTTGGCGCTATCGTCACATATCGATGCAATTATAAGCATAAACTCAAACATGATCAATTTTTTGATGTCGAAG GTGACGTTGAGCGAAACATTTCGTTAGGCCAACTAAGAAGGTTCTCATGGCGCGAAATTCAGATTGCAACGGACAATTTCAGTGAAAGCAATATAATAGGACAAGGAGGTTTTGGTAAAGTGTACAAGGGCTATCTTTCAGATAACACGAAAGTGGCAGTGAAAAGACTCACAGATTACCACAATCCTGGTGGAGAGGCAGCATTTCTGAGGGAAGTTCAGTTGATTAGTGTTGCAGTACATCGGAATCTTCTACATTTGATCGGGTTCTGTATAACCTCTTCTGAGAGAATTCTTGTTTATCCGTTTATGCAGAATCTTAGCGTTGCATATCGGTTAAGAG ATTTAAAACCCGGAGAAAAAGCTCTGGATTGGCCAATGAGGAGACGAATAGCATTTGGCGCAGCCCATGGTCTAGAATACCTACACGATCATTGTGACCCTAAGATCATTCATAGAGATTTAAAGGCAGCAAACATCCTCCTAGACGATAACTTTGAGCCCGTTCTTGGAGATTTCGGACTAGCAAAACTAGTTGATACGAAACTGACTCATATTACAACTCAAGTTCGCGGGACAATGGGCCACATTGCCCCTGAATACTTGACTACTGGAAAGTCGTCTGAGAAAACGGATGTCTTCGGATATGGCATCACCCTTTTAGAACTTGTAACGGGGCAACGCGCGATTGATTTTTCGCGGCTTGAAGAAGAGGAGGATGTCTTACTACTGGATCAT ATCAAGAAACTACTGAGAGAGAAAAGGCTAGGTGACATTGTGGATGGAAACATGCAAACTTATGATCCAAAAGAAGTTGAGACAATCCTTCAAGTTGCATTGCTTTGCACCCAAAGTTCACCCGAGGAACGTCCAAAAATGGCAGAAGTGATTACTATGCTGAAGGGTGTAGGTTTGGCTGAAAAATGGGCAGAGTGGGAGCAACTTGAAGAAGTAAGAAATCAACAATTTTCGCTCATGTCGCGACAGTTTATGTGGGCTGAAGACTCGACGCATGATCAAGAAGCTATACAATTGTCTCAAGCAAGATAG
- the LOC132067984 gene encoding probable LRR receptor-like serine/threonine-protein kinase At5g63710 isoform X6: MAFPEYQKQGGGSAGSSPLVNRESSMSTAFSFRHFHLNLLMLLLLCSNGLSANDHDVEGHALIDLLRALNDSNNRIKDWNIYLVSPCFSWSHVTCRNGNVISLSLASNGFSGTLSPSITKLKFLVSLDLQNNDLFGALPDYLSSMSNLQYLNLANNSFNGPIPPAWGQLNNLKHFFSGTHLSCGNGFQQPCVSGSSVPVSSRRPKLQVIIGASCGAFLLLVGAIVTYRCNYKHKLKHDQFFDVEGDVERNISLGQLRRFSWREIQIATDNFSESNIIGQGGFGKVYKGYLSDNTKVAVKRLTDYHNPGGEAAFLREVQLISVAVHRNLLHLIGFCITSSERILVYPFMQNLSVAYRLRDLKPGEKALDWPMRRRIAFGAAHGLEYLHDHCDPKIIHRDLKAANILLDDNFEPVLGDFGLAKLVDTKLTHITTQVRGTMGHIAPEYLTTGKSSEKTDVFGYGITLLELVTGQRAIDFSRLEEEEDVLLLDHIKKLLREKRLGDIVDGNMQTYDPKEVETILQVALLCTQSSPEERPKMAEVITMLKGVGLAEKWAEWEQLEEVRNQQFSLMSRQFMWAEDSTHDQEAIQLSQAR, translated from the exons aTGGCTTTTCCAG aGTATCAGAAACAAGGAGGAGGATCAGCTGGAAGCTCTCCTCTGGTTAATAGAGAAAGTTCAATGTCCACAGCCTTTTCGTTCCGGcattttcacttgaacttgCTGATGCTCCTACTTTTATGCAGCAATGGTCTCTCCGCAAATGATCATGATGTTGAAG GTCATGCTTTAATAGATTTGCTGAGGGCTTTGAATGATTCCAACAACAGAATCAAAGATTGGAACATTTATTTAGTGTCTCCCTGTTTCAGTTGGTCTCATGTTACATGCAGAAATGGAAATGTCATATCCCT GAGCCTAGCTTCTAACGGATTCTCAGGAACACTTTCACCGTCGATAACCAAATTGAAATTTTTGGTTAGCCT GGATTTACAAAATAATGATCTATTTGGTGCCTTACCTGACTACCTTAGCAGCATGTCAAATCTACAATATTTGAATCTTGCAAACAATAGCTTCAATGGACCTATTCCACCAGCTTGGGGTCAGCTGAACAATCTTAAGCATTT TTTTTCAGGAACTCATCTTTCTTGTGGCAATGGTTTTCAGCAACCCTGTGTTTCTGGTTCCTCTGTCCCAG TTTCCAGCAGAAGACCAAAACTCCAGGTTATTATTGGTGCAAGCTGCGGTGCATTCCTTCTCTTAGTTGGCGCTATCGTCACATATCGATGCAATTATAAGCATAAACTCAAACATGATCAATTTTTTGATGTCGAAG GTGACGTTGAGCGAAACATTTCGTTAGGCCAACTAAGAAGGTTCTCATGGCGCGAAATTCAGATTGCAACGGACAATTTCAGTGAAAGCAATATAATAGGACAAGGAGGTTTTGGTAAAGTGTACAAGGGCTATCTTTCAGATAACACGAAAGTGGCAGTGAAAAGACTCACAGATTACCACAATCCTGGTGGAGAGGCAGCATTTCTGAGGGAAGTTCAGTTGATTAGTGTTGCAGTACATCGGAATCTTCTACATTTGATCGGGTTCTGTATAACCTCTTCTGAGAGAATTCTTGTTTATCCGTTTATGCAGAATCTTAGCGTTGCATATCGGTTAAGAG ATTTAAAACCCGGAGAAAAAGCTCTGGATTGGCCAATGAGGAGACGAATAGCATTTGGCGCAGCCCATGGTCTAGAATACCTACACGATCATTGTGACCCTAAGATCATTCATAGAGATTTAAAGGCAGCAAACATCCTCCTAGACGATAACTTTGAGCCCGTTCTTGGAGATTTCGGACTAGCAAAACTAGTTGATACGAAACTGACTCATATTACAACTCAAGTTCGCGGGACAATGGGCCACATTGCCCCTGAATACTTGACTACTGGAAAGTCGTCTGAGAAAACGGATGTCTTCGGATATGGCATCACCCTTTTAGAACTTGTAACGGGGCAACGCGCGATTGATTTTTCGCGGCTTGAAGAAGAGGAGGATGTCTTACTACTGGATCAT ATCAAGAAACTACTGAGAGAGAAAAGGCTAGGTGACATTGTGGATGGAAACATGCAAACTTATGATCCAAAAGAAGTTGAGACAATCCTTCAAGTTGCATTGCTTTGCACCCAAAGTTCACCCGAGGAACGTCCAAAAATGGCAGAAGTGATTACTATGCTGAAGGGTGTAGGTTTGGCTGAAAAATGGGCAGAGTGGGAGCAACTTGAAGAAGTAAGAAATCAACAATTTTCGCTCATGTCGCGACAGTTTATGTGGGCTGAAGACTCGACGCATGATCAAGAAGCTATACAATTGTCTCAAGCAAGATAG
- the LOC132067984 gene encoding probable LRR receptor-like serine/threonine-protein kinase At5g63710 isoform X5 has protein sequence MAFPEYQKQGGGSAGSSPLVNRESSMSTAFSFRHFHLNLLMLLLLCSNGLSANDHDVEGHALIDLLRALNDSNNRIKDWNIYLVSPCFSWSHVTCRNGNVISLSLASNGFSGTLSPSITKLKFLVSLDLQNNDLFGALPDYLSSMSNLQYLNLANNSFNGPIPPAWGQLNNLKHFFSGTHLSCGNGFQQPCVSGSSVPAVSSRRPKLQVIIGASCGAFLLLVGAIVTYRCNYKHKLKHDQFFDVEGDVERNISLGQLRRFSWREIQIATDNFSESNIIGQGGFGKVYKGYLSDNTKVAVKRLTDYHNPGGEAAFLREVQLISVAVHRNLLHLIGFCITSSERILVYPFMQNLSVAYRLRDLKPGEKALDWPMRRRIAFGAAHGLEYLHDHCDPKIIHRDLKAANILLDDNFEPVLGDFGLAKLVDTKLTHITTQVRGTMGHIAPEYLTTGKSSEKTDVFGYGITLLELVTGQRAIDFSRLEEEEDVLLLDHIKKLLREKRLGDIVDGNMQTYDPKEVETILQVALLCTQSSPEERPKMAEVITMLKGVGLAEKWAEWEQLEEVRNQQFSLMSRQFMWAEDSTHDQEAIQLSQAR, from the exons aTGGCTTTTCCAG aGTATCAGAAACAAGGAGGAGGATCAGCTGGAAGCTCTCCTCTGGTTAATAGAGAAAGTTCAATGTCCACAGCCTTTTCGTTCCGGcattttcacttgaacttgCTGATGCTCCTACTTTTATGCAGCAATGGTCTCTCCGCAAATGATCATGATGTTGAAG GTCATGCTTTAATAGATTTGCTGAGGGCTTTGAATGATTCCAACAACAGAATCAAAGATTGGAACATTTATTTAGTGTCTCCCTGTTTCAGTTGGTCTCATGTTACATGCAGAAATGGAAATGTCATATCCCT GAGCCTAGCTTCTAACGGATTCTCAGGAACACTTTCACCGTCGATAACCAAATTGAAATTTTTGGTTAGCCT GGATTTACAAAATAATGATCTATTTGGTGCCTTACCTGACTACCTTAGCAGCATGTCAAATCTACAATATTTGAATCTTGCAAACAATAGCTTCAATGGACCTATTCCACCAGCTTGGGGTCAGCTGAACAATCTTAAGCATTT TTTTTCAGGAACTCATCTTTCTTGTGGCAATGGTTTTCAGCAACCCTGTGTTTCTGGTTCCTCTGTCCCAG CAGTTTCCAGCAGAAGACCAAAACTCCAGGTTATTATTGGTGCAAGCTGCGGTGCATTCCTTCTCTTAGTTGGCGCTATCGTCACATATCGATGCAATTATAAGCATAAACTCAAACATGATCAATTTTTTGATGTCGAAG GTGACGTTGAGCGAAACATTTCGTTAGGCCAACTAAGAAGGTTCTCATGGCGCGAAATTCAGATTGCAACGGACAATTTCAGTGAAAGCAATATAATAGGACAAGGAGGTTTTGGTAAAGTGTACAAGGGCTATCTTTCAGATAACACGAAAGTGGCAGTGAAAAGACTCACAGATTACCACAATCCTGGTGGAGAGGCAGCATTTCTGAGGGAAGTTCAGTTGATTAGTGTTGCAGTACATCGGAATCTTCTACATTTGATCGGGTTCTGTATAACCTCTTCTGAGAGAATTCTTGTTTATCCGTTTATGCAGAATCTTAGCGTTGCATATCGGTTAAGAG ATTTAAAACCCGGAGAAAAAGCTCTGGATTGGCCAATGAGGAGACGAATAGCATTTGGCGCAGCCCATGGTCTAGAATACCTACACGATCATTGTGACCCTAAGATCATTCATAGAGATTTAAAGGCAGCAAACATCCTCCTAGACGATAACTTTGAGCCCGTTCTTGGAGATTTCGGACTAGCAAAACTAGTTGATACGAAACTGACTCATATTACAACTCAAGTTCGCGGGACAATGGGCCACATTGCCCCTGAATACTTGACTACTGGAAAGTCGTCTGAGAAAACGGATGTCTTCGGATATGGCATCACCCTTTTAGAACTTGTAACGGGGCAACGCGCGATTGATTTTTCGCGGCTTGAAGAAGAGGAGGATGTCTTACTACTGGATCAT ATCAAGAAACTACTGAGAGAGAAAAGGCTAGGTGACATTGTGGATGGAAACATGCAAACTTATGATCCAAAAGAAGTTGAGACAATCCTTCAAGTTGCATTGCTTTGCACCCAAAGTTCACCCGAGGAACGTCCAAAAATGGCAGAAGTGATTACTATGCTGAAGGGTGTAGGTTTGGCTGAAAAATGGGCAGAGTGGGAGCAACTTGAAGAAGTAAGAAATCAACAATTTTCGCTCATGTCGCGACAGTTTATGTGGGCTGAAGACTCGACGCATGATCAAGAAGCTATACAATTGTCTCAAGCAAGATAG